In 'Nostoc azollae' 0708, the following are encoded in one genomic region:
- a CDS encoding transposase, giving the protein MITARGVKPVVRVQWPRKAFWLYGVVEPTSGWHFCQEYPHLNSENFQKFLDVLSQELGSDMGLMQMDQASAHQALALSCPKNIIPIFQPSHSPQLNPMERLWQFIKRQFKGESFSHLDQLRQGVQHELAQLSSEVISSLTSYDFILEALFHQALFCAAS; this is encoded by the coding sequence GTGATTACGGCTCGTGGTGTTAAACCTGTAGTGAGGGTGCAGTGGCCACGAAAAGCATTTTGGCTTTATGGAGTTGTTGAACCCACCTCTGGATGGCATTTTTGTCAGGAATATCCTCATCTAAACAGTGAAAATTTTCAGAAATTCTTGGATGTCCTATCTCAAGAATTAGGTTCTGATATGGGATTAATGCAGATGGATCAAGCTTCTGCACACCAAGCTTTGGCACTGTCTTGCCCTAAAAATATTATTCCCATTTTTCAACCATCTCACTCTCCTCAACTTAACCCCATGGAGCGATTATGGCAGTTTATTAAACGTCAGTTCAAAGGTGAAAGTTTCTCACATCTCGACCAATTGCGTCAAGGAGTTCAACATGAATTAGCTCAATTATCTTCTGAGGTCATCTCCTCTTTGACCAGTTATGATTTCATCCTTGAAGCTCTTTTTCACCAAGCTTTATTCTGTGCAGCCTCATAG
- a CDS encoding helix-turn-helix domain-containing protein, with protein sequence MARPFNLEVQESAEYLSKSLKNARTALDKERLQMLWWIKTEQVTQHQEVSRRLGRDGSTITGWLQRYGKGGLSSL encoded by the coding sequence ATGGCACGCCCTTTCAATCTAGAAGTTCAAGAAAGTGCTGAGTATTTGTCAAAAAGCCTGAAAAATGCGCGGACAGCATTAGACAAAGAACGTTTACAAATGCTGTGGTGGATAAAAACAGAACAAGTAACCCAGCATCAAGAAGTGAGCCGAAGATTGGGCAGAGATGGGTCAACAATAACAGGATGGTTACAAAGGTATGGAAAAGGAGGACTATCTTCTCTTTGA
- a CDS encoding transposase family protein: MHFGIWKTEAKDTFHYWLEILRDVFPPSLLE, translated from the coding sequence TTGCATTTCGGTATATGGAAAACGGAAGCAAAGGACACATTTCATTACTGGCTAGAGATATTACGAGATGTTTTCCCTCCTAGTCTCCTTGAATAG
- a CDS encoding class I SAM-dependent methyltransferase, with product MTAKIKPDWAGESLLSQFVNLLINTKPIYNLMKQQARRVMIKTAEKNGIPWGKSYNKLETSGVKQKLKENTNPKVVYPDYYKVPFHAYAEGNLCWQAAFEAPSATYAVALRVWPKENITWETAHRRLRSSFHEVLAKYVTQDVQDILDIGCSVGISTLTLHRYYQQKQNHPVHTVGLDLSPYMLSVAKELDTYNEISQWLHTQAENTELPDQSFDLVTLQFITHELPGFASKAIFQEALRLLRPGGSLAIVDNNPKSSVIQNLPPILFTLMKSTEPWSDNYYMFDIEECLKSVGFQVLTTVASDTRHRTIVAEKNKLTR from the coding sequence ATGACTGCAAAAATTAAGCCAGACTGGGCTGGAGAAAGTTTGCTATCGCAGTTTGTTAACCTGCTAATAAATACTAAACCTATCTACAATTTGATGAAACAGCAGGCTAGACGAGTTATGATCAAAACTGCTGAAAAGAATGGTATTCCCTGGGGTAAAAGCTACAATAAATTAGAGACATCAGGGGTAAAACAAAAGCTGAAAGAAAATACAAATCCTAAAGTAGTTTATCCTGATTATTACAAAGTTCCTTTTCATGCTTATGCTGAAGGAAACCTGTGTTGGCAAGCTGCTTTTGAAGCGCCTAGTGCTACCTATGCTGTAGCATTACGGGTATGGCCAAAAGAGAATATCACTTGGGAAACGGCACACCGCAGATTAAGGTCAAGTTTCCACGAAGTTCTAGCTAAGTATGTCACTCAAGATGTACAAGATATCCTCGATATTGGCTGTTCTGTTGGTATTTCTACTTTAACTCTGCACCGCTACTACCAGCAAAAACAAAATCATCCAGTGCATACAGTGGGTTTAGATTTATCTCCCTACATGCTGAGTGTAGCGAAAGAACTAGATACTTATAATGAGATATCCCAATGGCTACACACTCAAGCAGAAAATACAGAATTACCAGACCAGTCCTTTGATTTGGTAACTCTCCAGTTTATTACTCATGAACTTCCTGGTTTTGCTAGTAAAGCTATTTTCCAAGAAGCATTACGGTTGCTGCGTCCTGGTGGTTCCTTGGCTATAGTAGATAATAACCCAAAATCATCTGTAATTCAAAACTTACCTCCTATACTGTTCACATTAATGAAGAGTACAGAACCTTGGAGTGATAATTACTATATGTTTGATATTGAAGAATGTTTGAAATCTGTAGGTTTTCAAGTTCTAACTACTGTTGCTAGTGATACAAGACACCGTACTATTGTAGCAGAAAAAAATAAATTAACGAGATAA
- a CDS encoding type II toxin-antitoxin system HicB family antitoxin, with amino-acid sequence MIIQWSEEDNCLVVSVPEWGEFCDTHGETYQEALENAQEVLEMCKDSGGRVLTSR; translated from the coding sequence ATAATTATTCAATGGTCTGAAGAAGATAATTGTCTTGTTGTCAGTGTTCCTGAATGGGGAGAGTTTTGTGATACTCATGGGGAAACTTATCAAGAAGCATTAGAAAATGCTCAGGAAGTTTTAGAAATGTGTAAGGATTCAGGTGGTCGGGTGTTGACAAGTAGGTGA
- a CDS encoding winged helix-turn-helix domain-containing protein, with protein sequence MLSQLISKLESPQGFSSYRQIVEWLEQEWHVRVKYKTVYSLVPYKLGAKLKVPRPISSSQDEQAINLFKKTSPLPW encoded by the coding sequence ATGCTATCACAACTAATATCAAAGTTAGAATCCCCCCAAGGGTTTAGCAGTTATAGGCAAATTGTGGAATGGCTAGAGCAAGAATGGCACGTCCGAGTCAAATACAAGACAGTTTACAGTTTAGTGCCCTACAAACTAGGGGCAAAATTGAAAGTACCTCGACCCATCAGCTCATCACAAGATGAGCAAGCTATAAACCTTTTTAAGAAAACATCCCCCTTGCCTTGGTAG